ACTCCCGCGCGATGGAGCCCTACAGCGACCGCAACTTCCTCGTGGTCCCGGCCGGCGACGGCGCAAGCCTGGTCTACGGCTGTCCGACTGAAGACCCTCTGACGGCGATCCAGAGCAATACCCACCACCACCCGAGGGTCGTACCGTGAACGTGCCAGCGCTCGACCGGCAGCGCTTGCTCGATGCCCTGTCGCTGGCCGAGTCGGTGATCGGCCTGACCGATCCCAACCCGCGCGTGGGCTGTGTCATCGGCCATGCCGACGGCCGCGTGCTCGGCCGTGGCGCCACCCAGCAGGCCGGGGGCCCGCACGCCGAGGTGATGGCGCTGCGCGACGCCGCCGGGCAGGGGCACATGGTCCGGGGCGCCACGGCCTGGGTGACGCTGGAGCCCTGCGCCCACCACGGGCGCACACCGCCCTGCTGCGACGCGCTCGTGGCCGGCGGCTTGGCGCGCGTGGTGGTCGGCGTGCGCGATCCCTTCCCGCAAGTGGCCGGGGCCGGCATCGAGCGCCTGCGCGCCGCCGGACTGGTGGTGGACGCCGCCGACGAGGACATCGCCCGCGCCTGCCGCGAGATCAACATCGGTTTCTTCAGCCGCTTCGAGCGCCAGCGGCCCTGGGTGCGGCTGAAGGCCGCAGCCTCGCTCGACGCGGTGACCGCGCTCGACGACGGTCGCAGCCAGTGGATCACCGGGGCCGAGGCCCGGGCCGACGGCCATGCCTTCCGCCGCCGCGCCGGCGCGGTGCTCACCGGCATCGGCACGGTCCTGGCCGACGACCCGCGGCTGGACGTGCGGCTCGTGGCCACCGCGCGCCAGCCCCTGCGGGTGGTGCTCGATACCCGATGGCGAACGCCCGCATCGGCCCGCTTGTTCGAGGCCGCAGGCCCGCTGCTGATTGTCGGTGCCACGTCGGTGGAGTCCGCTCCTGCTGCGCTGATTGCGCGCGGCGCGGATCTGCTGTCGTTGCCGGCGCCCGATGGTCGGATCGATCTGTCCTCGCTGCTGGCCGCGCTCGCCGCCCGGGGTGTCAACGAGCTGCACATCGAAGCCGGCGCCACGCTGGGCGGCGCCTGGCTGGCTTCCGGGCTGGTGGACGAGCTTCTGGTCTACCTGGCCCCGGTGCTGCTGGGCCGCGGCCACCCGCTGACGCGGCTGGCCCCGCCGTCGAACCTGGCCGACGCGCCCCGTTGGCAGTGGCACGAGGTCACGCCCGTGGGCGGCGACCTGCGCCTGCGGCTGCGCCGCCCCGCCGCCTAGAATCCGGTCATGCCCATCGCTCCCGTCCCGGAGCTGGTCGCCGAGCTGGCGGCCGGCCGTATGGTCGTCCTCGTCGACGAGGAAGACCGCGAAAACGAAGGCGACCTCGTGCTCGCCGCCGACCACGTCACGCCCGAGGCCATCAACTTCATGGCCCGGCACGCACGAGGGCTGATCTGCCTCACGCTCACGCGCGAACGCTGCGAGAGCCTGCAGCTGCCGCCCATGACCACGCGCAACGGCACCCAGCACGGCACGGCCTTCACGGTGTCGATCGAGGCCGCCACTGGCGTGACCACCGGCATCAGCGCCGCCGACCGCGCCCGGACCGTGCAGGCGGCCGTGGCGCGCGACGCCAAGCCGTCCGACCTCGTGCAGCCCGGCCATATCTTCCCGCTGCAGGCGCAGGACGGCGGCGTGCTCATGCGCGCCGGCCATACCGAGGCCGGCTGCGACCTCGCGGCCATGGCCGGCTTGTCGCCGGCCGCGGTGATCTGCGAGGTGATGAACGAAGACGGCACCATGGCGCGCCTGCCCGACCTGGAGGTGTTCGCGCGCCAGCACGGGCTGAAGATCGGCACCATCGCCGACCTCATCGGCTACCGGAGCCGCAACGAGACCTTGATCGAGCGCGTCGGCGAGCGCACCCTGGCCACGCCGCACGGCGAGTTCGAGTGCCTGACCTTCCGCGACAAGAGCGGCGGCGTGCACCTCGCCCTGCGCCATGGCCGCTGGCCGCCCACCGACGAGGTGCTGGTGCGCGTGCACGAGCCCTTCACCGCGCTTGACCTCCTTGACGCGCGCGGAGGCGGTCACTCCTGGCCGCTGGCGCAGGCGCTGCAGGCGCTGCAGCGCTCGCCAGCCGGCGTGGCGGTGCTGCTCAACGCCAGCGCCGA
This portion of the Ideonella sp. WA131b genome encodes:
- the ribB gene encoding 3,4-dihydroxy-2-butanone-4-phosphate synthase; the encoded protein is MPIAPVPELVAELAAGRMVVLVDEEDRENEGDLVLAADHVTPEAINFMARHARGLICLTLTRERCESLQLPPMTTRNGTQHGTAFTVSIEAATGVTTGISAADRARTVQAAVARDAKPSDLVQPGHIFPLQAQDGGVLMRAGHTEAGCDLAAMAGLSPAAVICEVMNEDGTMARLPDLEVFARQHGLKIGTIADLIGYRSRNETLIERVGERTLATPHGEFECLTFRDKSGGVHLALRHGRWPPTDEVLVRVHEPFTALDLLDARGGGHSWPLAQALQALQRSPAGVAVLLNASADARSLLYALVGEPAAAPPPKAQMDLRTYGVGAQILRELGVRRMRLLGSPRRMPSMAGYGLEITGFVAAGT
- the ribD gene encoding bifunctional diaminohydroxyphosphoribosylaminopyrimidine deaminase/5-amino-6-(5-phosphoribosylamino)uracil reductase RibD; translated protein: MNVPALDRQRLLDALSLAESVIGLTDPNPRVGCVIGHADGRVLGRGATQQAGGPHAEVMALRDAAGQGHMVRGATAWVTLEPCAHHGRTPPCCDALVAGGLARVVVGVRDPFPQVAGAGIERLRAAGLVVDAADEDIARACREINIGFFSRFERQRPWVRLKAAASLDAVTALDDGRSQWITGAEARADGHAFRRRAGAVLTGIGTVLADDPRLDVRLVATARQPLRVVLDTRWRTPASARLFEAAGPLLIVGATSVESAPAALIARGADLLSLPAPDGRIDLSSLLAALAARGVNELHIEAGATLGGAWLASGLVDELLVYLAPVLLGRGHPLTRLAPPSNLADAPRWQWHEVTPVGGDLRLRLRRPAA